A window of Pseudodesulfovibrio hydrargyri contains these coding sequences:
- a CDS encoding SAM hydrolase/SAM-dependent halogenase family protein has product MFKAEKKETPPPRTIGLITDFGLTDPYVGQVRAVLARKAPNCPVVDISHHVAPFNVAQAGFFLAASYEHFPGDAVILAVVDPGVGTDRRIACLEIGNRLLVAPDNGLLTLALNRAWSEVRAYDLSKAMDAPKKVSHTFHGRDVFAPLAAWLALGGRPEGVGREIDPSDLVTRTWSCPEIALGRARGHVVHIDRFGNCVLNLEAGCLGTPRGLRMESPAGGPLAYAVKYADMPEGEPGLLEGSQGFLELAVNQRSAAKRFGLSMGDTVELAWEA; this is encoded by the coding sequence ATGTTCAAGGCAGAAAAGAAGGAGACGCCGCCGCCCCGGACCATCGGACTGATCACCGACTTCGGCCTGACCGACCCCTACGTGGGCCAGGTCAGGGCGGTCCTGGCCCGCAAGGCGCCCAACTGCCCGGTGGTGGACATCTCCCACCACGTGGCCCCGTTCAACGTGGCCCAGGCCGGGTTCTTCCTGGCCGCCAGCTACGAGCATTTTCCGGGCGACGCGGTCATCCTGGCCGTGGTCGACCCGGGCGTGGGCACGGACCGGCGCATCGCCTGCCTGGAGATCGGCAACCGGCTGCTGGTGGCCCCGGACAACGGGCTCCTCACCCTGGCCCTGAACCGCGCCTGGTCCGAGGTGCGCGCCTACGACCTGTCCAAGGCCATGGACGCGCCCAAGAAGGTCTCGCACACCTTCCACGGCCGGGACGTGTTCGCCCCGCTGGCCGCATGGCTCGCCCTGGGCGGCAGGCCCGAGGGTGTGGGCCGGGAGATCGATCCCTCGGACCTGGTCACGCGGACCTGGTCCTGTCCCGAGATAGCGCTCGGCCGGGCGCGCGGGCACGTGGTCCACATCGACCGCTTCGGCAACTGCGTGCTCAACCTGGAGGCGGGCTGCCTGGGCACGCCGCGCGGATTGCGCATGGAATCCCCGGCCGGCGGCCCCCTGGCCTACGCGGTCAAGTACGCGGACATGCCCGAGGGCGAGCCCGGCCTGCTCGAAGGCAGCCAGGGATTCCTGGAACTGGCAGTGAACCAGCGGTCCGCCGCGAAACGATTCGGCCTGTCCATGGGCGACACCGTGGAACTGGCCTGGGAGGCATGA
- a CDS encoding adenosylcobinamide-GDP ribazoletransferase — protein MLRDFFDTLGFLTRLAPARVIPESAMNRCIRWMPPAGLVLGLLIVLPLWLGLFSGSPWVQAWLMVAASIYLTRGLHMDGLADVCDAVTTHTDPVRFWEVVKDSRTGAFGAMGLVMALAGQVVLFHAMLARGEYWAAAWAFVLGRAAAVWLAYHVRHLVRPGLGKLYIDGASLGVALAAALFTFAAGWIMAGLPATLAATVIVTLVLYGLYRLAERVGGANGDFLGCAVILGELAAGLGFALVV, from the coding sequence GTGCTGCGCGACTTCTTCGATACCCTCGGTTTCCTGACCCGCCTGGCCCCGGCGCGGGTCATCCCGGAATCGGCCATGAACCGGTGCATCCGCTGGATGCCCCCGGCCGGGCTGGTCCTCGGCCTGCTCATCGTCCTGCCGCTTTGGCTCGGCCTGTTCTCCGGCTCCCCGTGGGTCCAGGCCTGGCTCATGGTCGCGGCGTCCATCTATCTGACGCGCGGCCTGCACATGGACGGCCTGGCCGACGTCTGCGACGCGGTGACCACCCACACCGACCCCGTGCGCTTCTGGGAGGTGGTCAAGGACAGCCGCACCGGCGCCTTCGGGGCCATGGGGTTGGTCATGGCCCTGGCCGGGCAGGTGGTCCTGTTCCACGCCATGCTCGCGCGCGGCGAGTACTGGGCCGCCGCCTGGGCGTTCGTTCTGGGCCGGGCGGCCGCGGTCTGGCTCGCCTACCACGTGCGCCATCTGGTCCGCCCGGGCCTGGGCAAGCTGTACATCGACGGGGCCAGCCTGGGCGTGGCCCTGGCCGCCGCCCTGTTCACCTTCGCGGCCGGATGGATCATGGCCGGCCTGCCCGCCACCCTGGCCGCCACGGTCATCGTCACCCTGGTCCTGTACGGCCTGTACCGGCTGGCGGAGCGCGTCGGCGGGGCCAACGGCGACTTTCTGGGCTGCGCCGTGATCCTGGGCGAGCTGGCCGCCGGGCTGGGCTTCGCCCTGGTCGTATAG
- a CDS encoding EF-hand domain-containing protein translates to MSISAVNGSGSSFGLAEMMQARRQERPDPDEMAASIVEKDDQDGDGLLNLSETPLDQDRFDEIDADGDGFISAEELSADAQARTAETPTGTQGMAMGGASGSAQQSGSSSDESSEEDYDQYDLNEDGVVTLDELMQAFRQGDQSLQALFDGMDGGSPALNQRLASQAYKAGTGS, encoded by the coding sequence ATGAGCATTTCCGCAGTGAACGGTTCGGGCTCGTCCTTCGGACTGGCCGAAATGATGCAGGCCCGGCGCCAGGAGCGGCCGGACCCGGACGAGATGGCCGCGTCCATCGTGGAAAAGGACGACCAGGACGGGGACGGCCTCCTGAACCTGTCCGAAACGCCCCTGGACCAGGACCGCTTCGACGAGATCGACGCGGACGGCGACGGCTTCATCTCGGCCGAGGAACTGAGCGCCGACGCCCAGGCGCGCACGGCCGAAACGCCGACCGGCACGCAGGGCATGGCCATGGGCGGGGCCTCGGGCTCGGCCCAGCAATCCGGATCAAGCAGTGACGAGTCCTCGGAAGAGGACTACGACCAGTACGACCTCAACGAGGACGGTGTGGTCACCCTGGACGAGCTGATGCAGGCCTTCCGACAGGGCGACCAGAGCCTCCAGGCCCTGTTCGACGGCATGGACGGGGGCTCCCCGGCCCTGAACCAGCGGCTGGCCAGCCAGGCCTACAAGGCCGGGACCGGGTCCTAG
- the sppA gene encoding signal peptide peptidase SppA: protein MHKRLPFISALLLALFLLPGCAPKIKIFASPATEPLKEYVVDGTDKGKIALIHLRGFLSTEPAQGMLRSQPSAVQEMVNNLKLAEADDEVGAVVVAIDSPGGTATASDVLYHELTDFKKRTGKPVVVAMFDVAASGGYYAALPADWIVAHPTTITGSVGVVFMRPKLNGLMDKVGVGVEVSKSGRDKDMGSPFRPTTEEEKALFQGIIDDMAARFYSLVQAHRHLTPANLETVKTARVFTANQALTIGLVDQIGYVQDAFAKARSLAGLAPDCTVVTYRRDLYPDDNPYNTMDAAEPFKPSLLGVDASFILPPRAGFCYVWEGGVTR, encoded by the coding sequence ATGCACAAACGACTCCCGTTCATATCCGCCCTGCTGCTCGCCCTGTTCCTGCTGCCGGGCTGCGCCCCCAAAATCAAGATTTTCGCCTCCCCGGCCACCGAGCCCCTCAAGGAGTACGTGGTCGACGGCACGGACAAGGGCAAGATCGCGCTCATCCACCTGCGCGGCTTTTTGTCCACCGAACCGGCCCAGGGCATGCTCCGCTCCCAGCCCAGCGCCGTGCAGGAGATGGTCAACAACCTCAAGCTGGCCGAGGCCGACGACGAGGTCGGGGCCGTTGTAGTGGCCATCGACTCGCCCGGCGGGACCGCCACCGCCTCGGACGTGCTCTACCACGAACTGACCGACTTCAAGAAACGCACGGGCAAGCCCGTGGTCGTGGCCATGTTCGACGTGGCCGCCTCGGGCGGGTACTACGCGGCCCTGCCCGCCGACTGGATCGTGGCCCACCCCACGACCATCACCGGATCGGTGGGCGTGGTCTTCATGCGGCCCAAACTGAACGGCCTGATGGACAAGGTCGGCGTGGGCGTGGAGGTCTCCAAGTCCGGCCGCGACAAGGACATGGGCTCGCCGTTCAGGCCCACCACCGAAGAGGAAAAAGCCTTGTTCCAGGGCATCATAGACGACATGGCCGCGCGCTTCTATTCCCTGGTCCAGGCCCACCGCCACCTGACCCCGGCCAACCTGGAAACCGTCAAGACGGCGCGGGTCTTCACCGCGAACCAGGCTTTGACCATCGGCCTCGTCGACCAGATCGGCTATGTCCAGGACGCCTTCGCCAAGGCCCGCTCCCTGGCCGGGCTGGCCCCGGACTGCACGGTGGTCACCTACCGCCGCGACCTGTACCCGGACGACAACCCGTACAACACCATGGACGCCGCCGAGCCGTTCAAGCCGAGCCTGCTCGGCGTGGACGCGAGCTTCATCCTGCCTCCCCGCGCGGGCTTCTGCTACGTCTGGGAAGGCGGGGTCACGCGTTAG
- a CDS encoding ABC transporter permease — translation MESVRRIIALIIKEFLTLLKDPKSRTVVIGPPIIQLILFGYAATFDLTDIPYAFEDLSRSIESREFLAGVSGSPYFHLVGEVRGEPVIREMIDSRRVRFVLRIGRNFAKDLKAGRGAPVQVLLDGRNSNTAGIIGNYLSNVVGQYNTLRLTRAGRASPSLLVSRIYYNENALSRQFFVPGIVGVIAMVVTLLVTALSVAREREHGTFDQLLVTPLSPMGILVGKAAPGLVIGLLESTLIMLAAVFWFEVPLRGNLGLLYLGLFFFIFAAVGVGLMVSSLSVTMQQALLGSFLFLMPSVLLSGFATPIANMTEVVQWITLVNPLRYVLVLIRGVFIENSPTYVLLMQVWPLALIGLACMALAVVMFRNRIY, via the coding sequence ATGGAAAGCGTCCGCCGCATCATCGCCCTGATCATCAAGGAGTTTTTGACCCTGCTCAAGGACCCCAAGAGCCGCACCGTGGTCATCGGCCCGCCGATCATCCAGCTGATCCTGTTCGGCTACGCGGCCACCTTCGATCTGACCGACATCCCCTACGCCTTCGAGGACCTGAGCCGGTCGATCGAGTCCAGGGAATTCCTGGCCGGGGTGTCCGGGTCCCCGTACTTCCACCTGGTGGGCGAGGTCCGGGGCGAGCCCGTCATCCGGGAGATGATCGACAGCCGGAGGGTGCGCTTCGTCCTGCGCATCGGCCGGAATTTCGCCAAGGACCTCAAGGCGGGCCGCGGCGCCCCGGTCCAGGTGCTGCTGGACGGGCGCAACTCCAACACCGCCGGGATCATCGGCAACTACCTGAGCAACGTGGTCGGCCAATACAACACCCTGCGCCTGACGCGGGCGGGCCGGGCCAGCCCGTCCCTCCTGGTTTCGCGCATCTACTACAACGAAAACGCGCTGAGCCGGCAATTCTTCGTGCCCGGCATCGTCGGGGTCATCGCCATGGTGGTGACCCTGCTGGTGACCGCCCTGTCTGTGGCCCGCGAGCGCGAGCACGGGACCTTCGACCAGTTGCTGGTCACCCCCCTGTCGCCCATGGGCATCCTCGTCGGCAAGGCCGCGCCGGGGTTGGTCATCGGCCTGCTGGAGTCCACGCTGATCATGCTGGCCGCGGTCTTCTGGTTCGAGGTTCCCCTGCGCGGCAACCTGGGGCTGCTCTACCTGGGGCTGTTCTTTTTCATCTTCGCGGCGGTGGGCGTGGGGCTGATGGTCTCGTCCCTGTCCGTGACCATGCAGCAGGCCCTGCTCGGCTCCTTCCTGTTCCTGATGCCGTCCGTGCTCCTGTCCGGTTTCGCCACGCCCATCGCCAACATGACCGAGGTGGTCCAGTGGATTACCCTGGTCAACCCATTGCGCTACGTCCTGGTCCTGATCCGGGGCGTGTTCATCGAAAACTCCCCGACCTACGTGCTGCTCATGCAGGTCTGGCCCCTGGCCCTGATCGGGCTGGCCTGCATGGCCCTGGCCGTGGTCATGTTCCGCAACCGCATCTATTGA
- a CDS encoding ABC transporter permease, with protein MRDRLDFNRLRALLVKEWLQIVRDPSSIALAFVIPIVMLLLFGYGISLDPKKLPVAFVMDKPDPTASTLLARFRHSEYFGPVPTTSWAEAERMLLDRQVDAVIRLQSDFTRRLMTGGQAPVQLVVNGVDSNRALQILGYVTMTWNRWLATVSQTLPGARGMTRVGLVDLDQRIWFNEAIRSENFLVPGLMAIIMTLIGTLLTAMVMAREWERGTMEALLVTPVSRLEIVLGKLIPYFMLGMGGVILCIVMAVFLFNVPFRGSLALLLSLGGVFMVGTLGLGLFISSTAKNQFVAGQIALLAAFLPSFFLSGFIFELSSTPLFIQVLAYVVPANYFVNIVQTLFLAGDVASVLLPNLAGMTVLALVFMTLAFRKTRKSLE; from the coding sequence GTGCGCGACAGACTCGACTTCAACCGCCTGCGCGCCCTGCTGGTCAAGGAATGGCTCCAGATCGTCCGCGACCCCTCGAGCATCGCCCTGGCCTTCGTCATTCCCATCGTCATGCTCCTGCTCTTCGGCTACGGCATCAGCCTGGACCCCAAGAAGCTGCCCGTGGCCTTTGTCATGGACAAGCCCGACCCAACGGCCTCGACCCTGCTGGCCCGCTTCCGCCACTCGGAGTATTTCGGCCCGGTGCCCACGACCTCCTGGGCCGAGGCCGAGCGGATGCTCCTGGACCGGCAGGTGGACGCGGTCATCCGTCTGCAGTCGGATTTCACCCGCCGCCTGATGACCGGCGGCCAGGCCCCGGTTCAACTGGTGGTCAACGGGGTGGACTCCAACCGGGCCCTGCAGATTCTCGGCTATGTGACCATGACTTGGAACCGCTGGCTGGCCACGGTCTCGCAGACCCTGCCCGGGGCCAGGGGGATGACCCGGGTCGGCCTGGTGGACCTCGACCAGCGCATCTGGTTCAACGAGGCCATCCGCAGCGAGAATTTCCTGGTGCCCGGGCTGATGGCCATCATCATGACCCTGATCGGCACGCTGCTGACCGCCATGGTCATGGCCAGGGAGTGGGAGCGGGGGACCATGGAGGCCTTGCTGGTCACCCCGGTCAGCCGGCTGGAGATCGTCCTGGGCAAGCTGATCCCCTATTTCATGCTCGGCATGGGCGGCGTGATCCTGTGCATCGTCATGGCCGTGTTCCTGTTCAACGTCCCGTTCCGGGGTTCCCTGGCCCTACTCCTGTCGCTTGGCGGCGTGTTCATGGTCGGCACCCTGGGGCTCGGGCTGTTCATCTCGTCCACGGCCAAGAACCAGTTCGTGGCCGGGCAGATCGCCCTGCTGGCCGCCTTTCTGCCGTCGTTTTTCCTGTCCGGGTTCATCTTCGAGCTGTCCAGCACCCCGCTGTTCATCCAGGTGCTCGCCTACGTCGTTCCGGCCAATTATTTCGTCAACATCGTCCAGACGCTGTTTCTGGCGGGCGACGTGGCCTCGGTCCTGCTGCCCAACCTCGCGGGCATGACCGTCCTGGCCCTGGTGTTCATGACCCTGGCCTTCCGCAAGACCCGCAAGAGCCTGGAGTGA
- a CDS encoding ATP-binding cassette domain-containing protein: MAMPEENVSFPLEIKDLRKSFARGKGRVEALRGVSLALAPGSVNALLGPDGAGKTTLIRLATGIMAPDEGSVTVLGMDSVGQARDIQSAIGYMPQRFGLYEDLTVQENLDLYANLQGVGLDVRGERYESLMAMTNLAPFTKRLAGRLSGGMKQKLGLACSLLKTPRFLLLDEPTVGVDPLSRRELWSIVDTLVRQDDITVLVSTAYLDEAARCDQVFILQDGELIGQGTPDSFIGEARGRTWRVTPDGIPRVVQSRLFGKPGIVDATLESGRVRVVTRDAELPRALFGEAGARDPEPSEPLFEDGFMLLLNRDTGAAPPALNVSKVRGGDGTAISVDGLERRFGDFYAVKGLTFSVRRGEIFGLLGPNGAGKSTTFRMLCGLLPATGGTLEVGGLNLRRAAAKARKNLGYMAQKFSLYGQLSVLENLNFFSKVYGLHGSHREERVQWALDDLDLADQAGTTSGELPFGFRQRLSLACALMHEPDILFLDEPTSGVDPLARRQFWARINSLAERGVTVVVTTHFMEEAEYCDRMLIMMAGELLAQGTPDEIREFAGTDGDATIEKAFIKLVEDHRAQRKEA; this comes from the coding sequence ATGGCCATGCCGGAAGAAAACGTTTCGTTTCCCCTGGAGATCAAGGACCTGCGCAAGAGCTTCGCGCGCGGCAAGGGCCGTGTGGAGGCCCTGCGCGGCGTCTCGTTGGCCCTTGCGCCGGGCAGCGTCAACGCCCTGCTCGGGCCGGACGGCGCGGGCAAGACCACGCTCATCCGCCTGGCCACGGGCATCATGGCCCCGGACGAGGGCAGCGTGACCGTGCTCGGCATGGACTCGGTCGGGCAGGCCCGGGACATCCAGTCGGCCATCGGCTACATGCCCCAGCGGTTCGGGCTGTATGAGGATCTGACCGTGCAGGAGAACCTGGACCTCTACGCCAACCTGCAGGGCGTGGGGCTCGACGTGCGCGGGGAGCGCTACGAATCCCTGATGGCCATGACCAACCTGGCCCCCTTCACCAAACGGCTGGCCGGGCGGCTGTCCGGCGGCATGAAGCAGAAGCTCGGCCTGGCCTGCTCCCTGCTCAAGACGCCGCGCTTCCTGCTCCTGGACGAACCCACCGTGGGCGTGGATCCCCTGTCGCGGCGCGAGCTGTGGTCCATCGTGGACACCCTGGTGCGCCAGGACGATATCACCGTGCTGGTCAGCACCGCCTACCTGGACGAGGCGGCCCGCTGCGACCAGGTCTTCATTCTCCAGGACGGCGAGCTGATCGGCCAGGGCACGCCGGATTCATTTATCGGAGAGGCGCGGGGCCGGACCTGGCGGGTCACGCCCGACGGCATCCCACGCGTGGTCCAGAGCCGCCTGTTCGGCAAGCCCGGGATCGTCGACGCCACCCTGGAATCGGGGCGGGTCCGAGTGGTCACCCGGGACGCGGAATTGCCGCGGGCCCTGTTCGGCGAGGCCGGGGCCCGGGACCCGGAACCGAGCGAGCCCCTGTTCGAGGACGGCTTCATGCTCCTGCTCAACCGCGATACCGGGGCCGCGCCCCCGGCCCTGAACGTGAGCAAGGTGCGCGGCGGCGACGGCACGGCCATCAGCGTGGACGGCCTGGAGCGGCGGTTCGGCGATTTTTACGCGGTCAAGGGGCTGACCTTCTCGGTTCGGCGGGGGGAGATATTCGGCCTGCTCGGCCCCAACGGGGCGGGCAAGTCGACCACCTTCCGCATGCTCTGCGGCCTGCTGCCCGCCACGGGCGGGACCCTGGAGGTGGGCGGGCTGAACCTGCGCCGGGCCGCGGCCAAGGCGCGCAAGAACCTGGGCTACATGGCCCAGAAGTTCTCCTTGTACGGCCAGCTCTCGGTGCTCGAGAACCTGAATTTCTTCAGCAAGGTCTACGGATTGCACGGATCGCACCGGGAAGAGCGGGTGCAATGGGCGCTCGACGACCTGGACCTGGCCGACCAGGCCGGGACCACGTCCGGAGAGCTGCCCTTCGGCTTTCGCCAGCGGCTGTCCCTTGCCTGCGCCCTGATGCACGAGCCGGACATCCTCTTTCTGGACGAGCCCACCTCCGGGGTCGATCCCCTGGCCCGGCGGCAGTTTTGGGCCCGGATCAACTCCCTGGCCGAGCGGGGCGTGACCGTGGTGGTCACCACCCACTTCATGGAGGAGGCCGAATACTGCGACCGCATGCTGATCATGATGGCCGGGGAGCTGCTGGCCCAGGGCACCCCGGACGAAATCCGGGAGTTCGCCGGAACCGACGGCGACGCGACCATCGAGAAGGCGTTCATCAAGCTGGTGGAAGACCACCGGGCGCAAAGGAAGGAGGCCTGA
- a CDS encoding efflux RND transporter periplasmic adaptor subunit has translation MRKVVIIILALVLLGGGGYLGYRAFCPECADTGALVLYGNVDIRQVNLAFRDSERIRDVLVEEGDVVEGGQKLAQLKTQRLEAQIKSVQAGVDAQKYMVIQLENGSRPEEIRQARAEERQALAERDLTKRTYDRQSRLLKSGANAQQDLDDALAQYDVAKARYQVAVQNRILMEKGARWEEIASAKASLNRLEADLDVLNVQLAESALYAPTKAVVRSRNLEPGDMASPQSPVFTLGVMDPKWVRTYVPETELGRIKPGMRGFAVADSWPDRRFAGWVGFISSTAEFTPRSVETPELRTSLVYEVRLNVHDPDNELRLGMPVTVHFEPTAEPAMRGGAGD, from the coding sequence ATGCGGAAGGTTGTCATCATCATACTGGCTCTGGTCCTCCTCGGTGGAGGCGGTTACCTGGGGTACCGGGCGTTTTGCCCGGAATGTGCGGACACCGGCGCGCTGGTGCTCTACGGCAACGTGGACATCCGCCAGGTCAACCTGGCCTTCCGGGACAGCGAGCGAATCCGGGACGTCCTGGTGGAGGAGGGCGACGTGGTCGAAGGGGGCCAGAAGCTGGCCCAGCTCAAGACCCAGCGCCTGGAGGCCCAGATCAAGTCCGTCCAGGCCGGAGTGGACGCCCAGAAATACATGGTCATCCAGCTGGAGAACGGGTCCCGGCCCGAGGAGATCCGGCAGGCCCGGGCCGAGGAGCGTCAGGCCCTGGCCGAGCGCGACCTGACCAAGCGGACGTACGACCGGCAGTCGCGGCTGCTCAAGAGCGGGGCCAACGCCCAGCAGGACCTGGACGACGCCCTGGCCCAGTACGACGTGGCCAAGGCCCGGTACCAGGTGGCGGTGCAGAACCGCATCCTCATGGAAAAGGGGGCCCGGTGGGAGGAGATCGCCTCGGCCAAGGCCTCCCTGAACAGGCTCGAGGCCGATCTGGACGTGCTCAACGTGCAGTTGGCCGAAAGCGCGTTGTACGCGCCCACCAAGGCGGTGGTCCGCAGCCGCAACCTGGAGCCGGGCGACATGGCCTCGCCCCAGAGCCCGGTCTTCACCCTGGGCGTCATGGACCCCAAGTGGGTCAGGACGTACGTGCCCGAGACCGAGCTCGGGCGGATCAAGCCCGGCATGCGAGGCTTTGCCGTGGCCGACTCCTGGCCGGACCGGCGTTTTGCGGGCTGGGTCGGGTTCATCTCCTCCACCGCCGAGTTCACGCCCCGGTCCGTGGAGACCCCGGAACTGCGGACCTCCCTGGTCTACGAGGTCCGGCTGAACGTCCACGACCCGGACAACGAGCTGCGCCTGGGCATGCCGGTCACGGTCCATTTCGAACCCACGGCCGAGCCGGCCATGCGGGGCGGAGCCGGGGATTAG
- a CDS encoding MarR family winged helix-turn-helix transcriptional regulator, translating to MFFLKDFPDEEMVDRLRAVLPHADINGVQIFVRLLALGSECLLRLDRVLEAHGLSHSRWIVLMLLRRREVWQALPSELAREQGITRATMSGLIRGLEGQGLVIRQPDEDDRRQTVVVLTGKGAALVERVLPECLGLMERTLSPLDGAEKGEFKRLIEKLFPLDGA from the coding sequence ATGTTTTTCCTAAAGGACTTTCCCGACGAAGAGATGGTCGACAGGCTCCGTGCCGTGCTGCCGCACGCCGATATCAACGGGGTGCAGATATTCGTCCGGTTGCTGGCCCTGGGCAGCGAATGCCTGCTGCGGCTGGACCGGGTGCTCGAGGCGCACGGCCTGAGCCATAGCCGCTGGATCGTGCTCATGCTTTTGCGGCGCAGGGAGGTCTGGCAGGCCCTGCCTTCGGAGCTGGCGCGGGAGCAGGGCATCACCCGGGCGACCATGTCCGGGCTGATCCGGGGGCTGGAGGGCCAGGGGCTGGTCATCCGGCAGCCGGACGAGGACGACCGGCGGCAGACCGTGGTCGTCCTGACCGGGAAGGGGGCCGCCCTGGTGGAACGGGTCCTGCCCGAATGTCTCGGGCTCATGGAGCGGACGCTCTCGCCGCTGGATGGAGCGGAAAAAGGCGAGTTCAAGCGGCTGATCGAAAAATTGTTTCCCCTCGACGGCGCTTGA
- a CDS encoding pyridoxal phosphate-dependent aminotransferase, producing the protein MQLISSQIAGYMERSSWIRKMFEEGIALKKQFGEDAVCDFSLGNPDLPPPPAIKEGLLELAEQADKPFFMGYMPNFGYPDVREKLAAEVSREQGVPVTADCLVITCGAAGALNSFFRAVLEPGDEVMTPAPFFVEYGFYCENHGARLVTVPAKPLTFQLDLEAMDKAITDKTRVVMLNSPNNPSGAVYDKGSLEALAAILEKHNAKRERPIYILADEPYRFLAFDGVDVPSLLPIYKYTVVCSSFSKNLSMAGERIGYALVNPALEDKATLVGAVTLTNRILGFVNAPALAQKLMAHALGSGVDISIYDNRRKAMAEVLDYAGYEYTMPKGAFYFFPKAPGGDDVKFCAALQEEKILAVPGSGFGYPGFFRLSFSVEDKIIPRSKQGFAAALAKFK; encoded by the coding sequence ATGCAACTTATTTCCAGCCAGATAGCGGGATACATGGAGCGGTCCTCCTGGATCCGCAAGATGTTCGAGGAGGGCATTGCCCTGAAAAAGCAGTTCGGCGAGGACGCGGTCTGCGACTTCAGCCTGGGCAACCCGGACCTGCCCCCGCCGCCCGCCATCAAGGAAGGGCTCCTGGAGCTGGCCGAACAGGCCGACAAGCCGTTCTTCATGGGCTACATGCCCAACTTCGGCTATCCCGACGTGCGCGAAAAACTGGCCGCCGAGGTGTCCAGGGAACAGGGCGTGCCCGTGACCGCCGACTGCCTGGTCATCACCTGCGGCGCGGCCGGCGCGCTCAACTCGTTCTTCCGGGCCGTGCTCGAACCCGGCGACGAGGTCATGACCCCGGCCCCGTTCTTCGTGGAGTACGGCTTCTACTGCGAAAACCACGGCGCGAGACTCGTCACCGTCCCGGCCAAGCCCCTGACCTTCCAGCTCGACCTGGAGGCCATGGACAAGGCCATCACCGACAAGACCCGCGTGGTCATGCTCAACTCGCCCAACAACCCGTCCGGCGCGGTCTACGACAAGGGTTCCCTGGAAGCCCTGGCCGCCATCCTCGAAAAACACAACGCGAAGCGCGAACGGCCCATCTACATCCTGGCCGACGAGCCCTACCGGTTCCTGGCCTTCGACGGCGTGGACGTGCCCAGCCTGCTGCCCATCTACAAGTACACCGTGGTCTGCTCGTCCTTCTCCAAAAACCTGTCCATGGCCGGCGAACGCATCGGCTACGCCCTGGTCAACCCGGCCCTGGAGGACAAGGCAACCCTGGTCGGCGCCGTGACCCTGACCAACCGCATCCTCGGCTTCGTCAACGCCCCGGCCCTGGCCCAGAAACTCATGGCCCACGCGCTCGGCTCGGGCGTGGACATCTCCATCTACGACAACCGCCGCAAGGCCATGGCCGAAGTCCTGGACTACGCGGGCTACGAATACACCATGCCCAAGGGCGCGTTCTACTTCTTCCCCAAAGCGCCCGGCGGCGACGACGTCAAATTCTGCGCCGCGCTCCAGGAAGAAAAAATCCTGGCCGTGCCCGGCTCCGGATTCGGCTACCCCGGCTTCTTCCGCCTGTCCTTCTCCGTGGAGGACAAGATCATCCCCCGCTCCAAACAAGGCTTCGCCGCCGCCCTGGCCAAATTCAAGTAA